A region from the Pithys albifrons albifrons isolate INPA30051 chromosome Z, PitAlb_v1, whole genome shotgun sequence genome encodes:
- the LOC139684591 gene encoding granzyme K-like: MWSSGAERPQERVGRDACPHSWPYMAALQNKNLTVFCGGALVEEQWVLTAAHCLFNKSKHTVVLGAHQPSTIINETEQQRFKVIRSFRNPQYDSSSFENDIMLLKLSGAAKLNKYVKRLPLPDSFEDLKPGTRCKVAGWGVTSTRWQSKYLQKAKLKIVSRESCNSKYANKPKITNNMLCAAEEDPRCLRDACWEDSGGPLICAGRYSGIISFGRGCGEGGIPGVYTRLTKSYINWIKKTISCHRDP, translated from the exons ATGCGTGTCCTCATTCCTGGCCTTATATGGCTGCTCTCCAGAATAAGAATTTAACAGTTTTTTGTGGAGGAGCTCTTGTGGAAGAGCAATGGGTTTTGACAGCAGCGCATTGTCT TTTCAACAAATCAAAACATACAGTTGTTCTTGGAGCCCATCAACCATCAACCATCATAAATGAGACAGAACAGCAGAGATTTAAGGTTATACGTTCCTTTCGTAATCCTCAGTATGACAGCTCTTCCTTTGAAAATGATATAATGCTCCTCAAG ctgagTGGTGCTGCAAAGCTGAATAAGTATGTGAAACGTTTGCCTCTGCCTGACTCTTTTGAAGATCTGAAACCTGGCACACGCTGCAAGGTGGCTGGCTGGGGAGTCACATCAACAAGATGGCAATCGAAATATCTTCAGAAGGCAAAACTTAAAATTGTCAGTAGAGAAAGCTGCAACAGCAAATATGCCAATAAGCCTAAAATAACCAACAACATGTTGTGTGCTGCAGAGGAAGATCCTCGTTGTCTCAGAGATGCTTGCTGG GAGGATTCAGGTGGGCCGTTAATCTGTGCTGGTCGATACAGTGGCATCATTTCTTTTGGAAGAGGATGTGGAGAAGGAGGCATACCTGGTGTTTATACACGACTGACTAAAAGCTATATtaactggattaaaaaaacaatttcCTGTCACAGAGATCCATGA